Part of the Chitinophagaceae bacterium genome is shown below.
CTAAATAGTCATAAGATACATGTCCTAAATTTGTTTCTATTTTATTTTCTTTGGGTATTATTTTGACTACTTCTGCCATTCTAAATATGACATCATATTTTCTAAATACTGTGCGGAATGGTGTGGCTATAGAAGTTGCTTCTAATTGCCCTGTGGCTACTTGATATAGTAAAGGTTGAAAGGTATGGTAATTATTCTTATCTATAAGAACTATCTGGTATCCTTTTTTATTTAAGTCCCTCGCTAACTTTAGTCCTCCAAATCCACCTCCAATTATGACGACTCGTTTATAGGGACTATCGGGAATTGTTATTTTCATGTTTATTGAAATTCTATATTATAAGGGATGTACATATTTATTCCTTTGTATTGGTTTAATTTTTGCAGTTCTTTTTTATACGGATACAAAATTCCATATTTATTGCTCAAATAGATTTCTTCTGTGGTATTGGAAATTTTTTCCATTATTTGTTCTGCAAATGGTTTTGGTTTAGGAAAATACACTACATGATAACCACTATCTAAATGTGCTTTATGTGATGCTATTTGTATTGCTGTTTCTAAATTTCCTATAACATCTACCAATCCTATTTTTTGTGCTGAATCTCCTATCCACACTCTTCCTCCAGCTATTTTTTTTAGGTTTTCTAAAGGGATACGTCTACTTTCTGATGCTTTAGTAGTAAAACTTTCATAAGTATCATTTATCATATTCTGAATAGTAGCTTTTTCTAAGTCGGTTGGTGTGCTTGCGAACCCAGCACCTATTAGGCTGCTTTTCTTTCCTGTGCTTATTTCATCATAGGTGATTCCTAATTTGTTTTCTAAAAATCTATGAAAATCAAATAATATTCCTACAACTCCTATGGATCCAGTAATAGTATTTTTTTGTGCCACTATGGTATCGCAGGGCATTGCAATATAGTATCCTCCGGATGCTGCCACATCAGACATAGAAGCGATGCATGGTTTTATTTTTTTAGTAAGCATTATTTCTCTCCATATTATATCCGAAGCCATTGCAGAGCCTCCAGGAGAATTGATACGGATAACTACAGCTTTTATTTTCGTATTCTCTCTTGCTTTTTTAATTTCTTGGGCTAATGATTCAGAACCTATTACTTCATCTGTTGATTTTCCTGGCATAATAGTACCTTCAGCTATTATCACTGCTATTTGATTTTTTGAATAGTGTGTTTTTTTAACTGCTTTTATATATTTTTTAAGAGAGATGAACTGTATTTTTCCTTTTTCTGTTAAGGAACTTCTTTTTTTTAAAAATAATTCTATTTCATCTTCGTATCCCGTATTAGTAATGATTCCTTTCTTTACTGCATTTTTTGCGGATAGTATAAAATCATTATTAAAAATGTTTCTGAGTGATGTTTCGGATATATTTCTTGAAGATGCTTCTTCTTGAATCATTGTTGTATAAAGGGATTGTATAAGATCGTTTATTTGTATTTTGTTTTCATTACTAAATTCTTTTCGGGTAAATTGTTCTCCGTAGCTTTTAAAATCTCCTACTTTGAATATCAATGGTTCTATTTCTAATTTATCAAAAGCACCTTTAAAAAAGAGAGAAGATGATCTGAAAGACCCTAATTCTACCATTCCTTCGGGGGTTACATAAATGGTATCTGCTGTAGAAAGTATATAATAATCGAGTTTTGAAATAA
Proteins encoded:
- the sppA gene encoding signal peptide peptidase SppA, which gives rise to MTFFKSLLSSILGTIIGLCFFVFLFFLFIIGIVAVFKPDEDQKIEVKNNSVLLFDMSGTISEKTEDSPDIISLLNEDFDNKGYALKDILISLKEAKTDPKIKGIYLQSHNLLTGFASAKEVRDALVDFKTSGKFIYGYGEVISKLDYYILSTADTIYVTPEGMVELGSFRSSSLFFKGAFDKLEIEPLIFKVGDFKSYGEQFTRKEFSNENKIQINDLIQSLYTTMIQEEASSRNISETSLRNIFNNDFILSAKNAVKKGIITNTGYEDEIELFLKKRSSLTEKGKIQFISLKKYIKAVKKTHYSKNQIAVIIAEGTIMPGKSTDEVIGSESLAQEIKKARENTKIKAVVIRINSPGGSAMASDIIWREIMLTKKIKPCIASMSDVAASGGYYIAMPCDTIVAQKNTITGSIGVVGILFDFHRFLENKLGITYDEISTGKKSSLIGAGFASTPTDLEKATIQNMINDTYESFTTKASESRRIPLENLKKIAGGRVWIGDSAQKIGLVDVIGNLETAIQIASHKAHLDSGYHVVYFPKPKPFAEQIMEKISNTTEEIYLSNKYGILYPYKKELQKLNQYKGINMYIPYNIEFQ